Below is a genomic region from Tripterygium wilfordii isolate XIE 37 chromosome 12, ASM1340144v1, whole genome shotgun sequence.
GGGAGAAGAAGATCAATGAAGATGATTGCTTTATCCTCAAGCTTTGTACTGATCCGGCCACACTGAGAGCTAGGAGTGAAGGGCCTGCTGAGATTATTAGGCATGTCTTGTTTGGCTACTTCAGCCAGAAAACAGGGCTCCTTGTTCACCTCGAAGACTCCCATTTGACTCGCATCCAAAACAACGGAGGTGATGCTGCTTATTGGGAGACAACAATCAACTCGTTTCTTGATGATTACAGGCCAGTGGATGGAATAATGGTTGCTCACTCAGGGCGCTCTGTTGCAACCCTTTTCCGCTTTGGAGATACTGCAATGAGCCACACCAGGACCAGGATGGAAGAAGCATGGGCAATCGAGGAAATGGCATTCAATGTTCCTGGCCTGTCAGTTGACTGTTTCATCCCTCCTGCAGAACTAAGATTCGCATCTGTGAGTGAAACCTGTGAGCTTTCACAGGTTCGTGGAGTAAGACCTGCTGTCCCTGCATCAGCTTATCGTGCTAAAGTTGTTGAGTTTGAGAAACGTCATGAAAATGGTGCTAACAATGCTGCTTGGAGGGGCCAGCTGAGCTAGGTTATCAAATTTCCACTTTTTTTGATGATGTCTCTTCTAATTTGTAAATAGAGCGAAGTCATTGGCATATTTCTGCAAGAGTTTTGGTTTAATTTATAGTCCTGTTGGGGAGGGCTTGGGCTAGTGATGACAGAGCTATCGAGTAGACTTGTTTTCCATATAGCTCCTATCTACATATGACAGGAAGTAGTGATGTTGGAGCATCCCTTTGCTTGTAGAATTCTTGTAAGCACTTCGACAAAGGTATTAGATCACGCTAGATCATTTTTCATATACAGATACCTTGTAATACCGTTATTTTTTGGTAGTTCCACGATGAAGAATGAATGTGTAATCTTTTAGCAAGAGCCATAGCTATTCTGAAAGTTGGGTATCTCCTTTGTTCTTGAATTATGTCACTTTTTATTGCCCTTTTCTCGATGGAGATGGACATGTTCGCTATAGCGTAATGCCATCTTTTGTAGAGCATCTctaagtgtgttttttttttcacctttgAGTTGAGGAAGATTATCAACAATTGCTGTGCAGAAATTGGATTTCCAGCACATATATTTTTGATGTCTCTGCATTGGCTGTTTAGTTTTAGTTTCTAGTTCCCATAGAACTTGTGACTAAAAATTGATGTCAAATATAGTTTCTTGTGATTGGGTTGGTGCGAAGTATCGAAAAAACCCTTCTACTTTGCAAAACGATTCGACTGAACCCTCTTACTTTTTTTGGGATCATCCAAGCCCCTCTACTTGCAACAATTGGCCAAAGTGGCTCCTCATGCTAACCTTTGTCAATTAAGTAATGAgatggattttttttgaataatttgcTATTTGCTTACTCGACGGCCACGTGTCCAAAATTTTTCATGCAATTGGGAATATGTGACTTAAATGGTCTTGGAATTTTTTATGTTTGGGGCAACGAAACCCCTCTACTTTAAGTAATGGGTTGTTTAAGCCCCTATACTCTTAATAAATGGGTCGAGTTAGCCTCTGTAATGACAGTTGAACACGAATTGATGGAAAACCAAATTGGATCAACAGAATAAACACATCCATAACCAAATTTCATCAATAGAGGGACTTGGATGGTAGTCGAAACTCTGAATTTGATGGGTGGTTCTCGATCACGAACTGAATTTGAGCCCCGCCATACCCCAataagaaaccctaattttctcCCAAATTTGAGACCCCCAAATTTATAACCTAAACTCTAAAACTAAATCTATACATTGATCTTATCTCAATCAGACGATCGAAATCGAACCCGGCCCAAGCTAATGGGAACATCACTCACTTGGTAAAAAGTCTCAGTCTCCCTCTAGATCTCATCTTTGGTGAAATTGGGGCTGTCATGGGTGTGGTGGTATGCAGAGACAGAGAAAGACAGGGTTTGCAGAGAGGATGAGAGAAGTgtgaagagagaggagaataTTTAGGGTGAAATTGGAGCTGCCATGGGTTTGGTGGTgtgtagagagagagggagatggtTTGTAGAGAGGAGGAGATAATTAGAGAAGTgttaagagagaggagaagatttagggttttatgaatttttaatttatgatttttctttcttcaaaaattagggtttttgtgtGTTTGTCATGTCATTTCACAAGTAATTGCTTATTGGAGGGCTAACGAGCCCATTCTTCATAATAGAGGAGCTTGAGTGACtcggaaaaaaaagaagaaaagaaggctcAATCGAATCATTTTACGAAGTACAAAGGTTTTTTCGGTACTTCTCCCTTTGGGTTGCTAAGCATGTCTGCTTTCTTACAAGAAGCCTTTCTTCACAACTAGGCCTTTGTGGCCGGTTTTGTTAACAGGTAGCTAggtgcatatatacatacatacatacacgtAACAAATTGTTTGCACAGGACAAAAGCCTTTACATCATCGTCAAGGTCTGTTTCTCTTGCATTATGATGTCTCCTGCATGGACACACTCGGGAATCAAACAAAATTGTTGAGGTGGTTGTGGTAATATAACGACATGAGCTCAAGGGGCAGATCATGTCCAATGCAATGGATGTAGGATCATCATCATCTCTATATATTTGGAGTTAGCTTAAAACACGAAATGTGGAGGCAAATTTTAAAgtctaaaatatttaaatttagtAGGATTAAAACATAATGCATGAAATGTAATTTTAGTAAGAGTGTATAAGAGAACAAATAAACGATTGAATTAGATGAgagaaataattaaaaaaggtttttaaatattttaactcGATTTTTCAAGATGACGTAGACGTTAGCAAAGATATAACTAACAAGATTTAAAACATGTAGATGAAGTTGAGAAGTGCATTCGAAGATTTATGTGACCCGCGATGATGTATGAGTATTGGATTTTTAAAAGACAACATCTCCAACAAAATACATGTAGCAGAAATGAAAATACTTGTTAGATGTGTGGTCACACGAGTGAagatggataaaaaaaaataagattaTTAGATCAAAGTTATAAGTAGCATCGATTGAAGATGAGTTACGAAAAAACCGTTTAAGATGATATGAGCATATACAATGTAGAGAGAGAGGTGAGGTGGTGAGAAGAATCGAGGGagtttgtataggagagagtataAAGCAAGAGGaagacataaaaaaaatgactcGATATAGtaataaaatatatagattCAATAAGACTTTATAAAAATATGATCCTAGGATCATGATATAGATTCAATAAGAGTTTATAAAAGTATGATCCTAGGATCACGCACATTAGATTATTGGAATatgattattttcttattttagagAATAAATATAGAGAATCAGTAAAAATTATATCTTCATCATATTACCTATATTTTACATATAAATTACAATGATTTCCCACATTTGGATAATCACTAAGCATTACTtactattaaaataataataattattatatgtTGATGCAAGAATTCAACATCCcgaaaaatgataaataattgACTTGGGTAAATTGGAGAAAGAACAATGGATTTACATGGTTCGACTTTGAGCTTAAGTGCACAGTGCAAAAGTGTGAGTTGTCTTATTACTTGATGATTATTACAAAGAATGCACACTAAAGATCAAATCTccaaaaaaaggaataagaCCCAAGATCTCCAGAAAAAAACCAAATCCCTTTTCCATTGTTAATTGTCTCTCTTTTATACTTGTCTTGTACAGTTATGTCAGTTTGCAACAATTGAGGAGATTTGAAGCGGTTGAGGAAGTTTACTGTCTCTTTTGCACATAACCATTAGTATATAACTATTCGGACTTCGGCTTCGTCCATCGACTGTCTTTCTTTAACCCTTTGATTGGCCTTATAAGTCATTTGTCTACCAAATGTTCGGCTGAATGTAAAAATATTATGCTTATTGACCATGTCCTTTTGGGCTTATGTTTTGGTATGTTGTATTGGGCTTGATGACCTtgctttttttgggtttatggtTTGGTCTGTTGTATTGGGCAAGATGAACTTGCCTTGTTTGGGCTTATGTTTTGGACTCACTCTTTTTGTTGAGTCTGATTAATTTTGACCCCtatattatataaaataaaaaaataaaagaatttgacACTCCCTCTCTTCAAACGTTGGTGTCTTATCATAAAAGTTAATTAATAacaaaggaaaaagagaaaaaatcattattttaatGAATAAAAGATATGATAAGTAATATGATCTAATATTTGTTGGATAGATTATAGGCAAAAGAGTACGTTTCATCCCTCGACTATtgatcgggtttcattttcgtccatCAGCTtgttttttgccctttttcgtCCCCTAACTATGGAAAAGTACCAtatttatccctcgaataaatccggccgTTGAAAAATCTTATatggcatcatattgttcgtcagatcagatttttcccaacctcaatctcacttaaaaggacaaaaatgatgcttttcaatagttgagagacgtaaatgggagaaaaaaaagtttagggacaaaaatgaaactcgtcccatagttgagggatgaaaaatatctttttgcctagattatatataaattgtggaacaatgatattttgtttgtattttaggGAAATTGATATAGGTGATCCAAATGCAAATGTATGGTAGAAATGAATACACATAGGGAAttccgttgattttctcatagactcatataACCGACACAAAATATTTAAGAGAAAGGTTGATGATAATTATGATACAACATAAGTttggaagaataaaaaaaatttgacataaTAAGGTGTGACACAAATATTAAATTGTATGTGTTCGAATttacaacaaaaaattattcaaaatgAGCCACCAAGCATATGCAAAACATGCAAATAAATACGGCTAAATCATATTTTCTATCCTCAAAGTTACACATTTTTTCTCGTTTATAtctttgaagtttaaaatttacgCTAAATACCTTTAATatttcaaaaagcaagttatttGTGTCCCGAAATCACTATGCCAATGAGTGATAGCCGGAAATTACTTATTTGGCAACGAAAAGTCCATATTGACTTTATCCACaccattatttttattaaaataatttacatgtcattttttattagaaaatacactaattaaaaaaaaaccccaaaatcgGGTTCGTCTTCATTTGCTCCTTATAGGCTCCATTTGATGCAAAAAGGACCAGCACATCTTCTCTGGTAAGGATGTGCCAGATAAAGAAATTATGGCTGCAATCTTTCTTTCTTGGTGTTCAATTTGTTGTTTTGCAAAAGGAAACCCCACATCCCAAACATTTTTTCTAGGAGCTGGAAGAAGGGTCCTGCATCCAACGAATAACGGGAGCAATGAATTTCATCAAAACAGAAATCCATCATCGAGGTTCTTTGTGTTTGCTACAATGGAAGGTTCGAGGAAATCGAGGAAATCTGACGAAAAGATCCCATCTTGGGCTCGTCCAGACTCAGAAGAGCCCCCTCCCTGGGCTGTGGGCGAAGGCCTAAAAAACACCACATCGAGGTGGCTTGTGTGAGACTTACACAACCAATCTTGCCGGAGAAGACTTACGCATCCACTCTGATTCAAAATGCTTTTAGATCTTTATTGTCTTGTGAAGGCAAGAGGAGCTCTTGTACACTTAAAAGATCCAAATTACTTGCTTTAATGTTTAGCTAAAAAATCCAACCAACTTGATTTGACGAGATCCACCTGTTCTGTGTTCGATCCCGATCCCGATCCCTCACCAGGAAAAGGACGACGCAGATGAACACCAGAAAAAGATGACGCAGTGAAGAAGATGCAGCTCGGGAAGGAATATTCCAGAAATGGTTTTGGGTTCTTTAATTAGGgggttttttgaacaaaaaaaaagagatgtgGAAAATGGAAATGTCtaaaattatgtaaattacCTAGAAATGCCACCGTGTAACTCCGGTTACCACATGTGTAATTTCCGGCTCTCTCTTGTCAGCACACTAAAATAAGGGCATATTTGGATAGGTTTTTATAACATATCCTTGAgggaaattttaaattttaaagataaaaacgagaaaaacatatAACTTGAAGACATAAAATATGATTTAACcaaataaatatacataatgAATTATCGTTGATCTTTTCATAAACTCAATAATTCATCCTAAATTTTTAACTTTTGAGACAAAGGCTGATCATCAACTATGATTAGGTGCGTGTAACACAAACGGTGCCGTGATCTATTTGTCTTCTCTTTATGCCTAATTAATATATATCAAAGACTTACAGATAGCTCCACCGCGAACAACCTCACGCACTCTTTTTCTGAATTCTGATCTTCACATAACTAATCCGAAATGAGCTGGTGGTGGGCCGGCGCCATTGGCGCTGCTAAggtaaaataaacaaacaattcCACAATCTCAATTCAATACACGAACCAATTCTTCACTAACACCATCGAATTTATTCCTGTTTGCAGAAGAAATTCGAAGAAGATGACGCCCCGAGAAGCTTCCAGAGCGTGGCGCTTGTAATTGGAGTGACCGGAATCGTCGGCAACAGCTTGGCAGAGATTCTTCCCCTCTCCGATACCCCTGGTGGCCCATGGAAGGTGTACGGAGTAGGCCGTCGTCCCCGCCCCAACTGGAACGCCGACCACCCAATCGAGTACATCCAGTGCGACATCTCCGATTCCGAAGATACCCGCGACAAGCTGTCCCAGCTTGCCGACGTCACCAACATCTTCTATGTGAGCTGGACTAGCCGATCTTCGGAGGCAGAGAACTGCGAGATCAACGGCCGGATGCTCCGTAACGTTCTCCAGGTCGTCATCCCCAACGCCCCCAATCTCCGCCACGTCTGCCTCCAGACCGGTACCAAGCACTACGTGGGCCCCTTTGAGCTAATGGGCAAGATACCGGCGCACGATCCGCCTTTCTCGGAGGATCTACCGAGATTAGATGTGCCGAATTTCTACTACACCCAAGAGGACATCCTTTTCGAGGAGGTCGCTACAAAGGAGGGCCTGACTTGGTCAGTGCACCGACCCCATCATATTTTCGGCTTCTCTCCATACAGCTTGATGAATATAATCGGAACGCTGTGTGTGTACGCCGCAATTTGCAAGCACGAGGGAGTTCCATTGAAATTTCCGGGAAGCAAAGCTGCCTGGGAATGTTATGCGACGGCGTCCGATGCGGATTTGATAGCAGAGCATCAAATATGGGCGTCAGTGGATCCGTACTCGAAGAACGAAGCGTTTAATATCTCTAATGGGGATGTATTCAAGTGGAAGCATTTCTGGAAGGTACTGGCGGAGCAATTCGGGATAGAGGAATATGGGTTTGAAGGGGAAGGGCCGAGTCTGGCGGAGATGATGAAGAATAAGGGACCGGTGTGGGAGGAGATTGTGGGAGAGAATCAGTTGCAGCCAACGAAGTTGGAGGAGGTCGGAGTGTGGTGGTTTGCTGATCTTATATTGGGCGGAGAGGATCGCTTGCCTCTGATGAATAAGAGCAAGGAACATGGATTTTTGGGATTCAGAAACTCCAAGAATTCCTTCATTTCTTGGATTGATAAAATGAAAGCTTACAAGATCGTGCC
It encodes:
- the LOC120010703 gene encoding 3-oxo-Delta(4,5)-steroid 5-beta-reductase-like gives rise to the protein MSWWWAGAIGAAKKKFEEDDAPRSFQSVALVIGVTGIVGNSLAEILPLSDTPGGPWKVYGVGRRPRPNWNADHPIEYIQCDISDSEDTRDKLSQLADVTNIFYVSWTSRSSEAENCEINGRMLRNVLQVVIPNAPNLRHVCLQTGTKHYVGPFELMGKIPAHDPPFSEDLPRLDVPNFYYTQEDILFEEVATKEGLTWSVHRPHHIFGFSPYSLMNIIGTLCVYAAICKHEGVPLKFPGSKAAWECYATASDADLIAEHQIWASVDPYSKNEAFNISNGDVFKWKHFWKVLAEQFGIEEYGFEGEGPSLAEMMKNKGPVWEEIVGENQLQPTKLEEVGVWWFADLILGGEDRLPLMNKSKEHGFLGFRNSKNSFISWIDKMKAYKIVP